From Cannabis sativa cultivar Pink pepper isolate KNU-18-1 chromosome 8, ASM2916894v1, whole genome shotgun sequence, a single genomic window includes:
- the LOC133030635 gene encoding uncharacterized protein LOC133030635 — protein MCRLITFVLGALPILKLHIIAWWSVLLLVFARSKQGSGRISKWNELVWSDKHSTAAGVSILAQTTLSSWPHAQDKVLVPTATFLIDMDGLETWQKPVDMKLKVNVDAATFDSSGTYSFMCVARDANGDLVEAIIVCRAGNMSPKLAEAMGVREALSWVKKSCH, from the exons ATGTGCAGATTGATAACATTTGTCCTAGGTGCACTGCCCATCTTGAAACTCCATATCATTGCTTGGTGGAGTGTCCTTTTGCTAGTGTTTGCTAGGAGCAAACAAGGATCAGGAAGGATATCCAAGTG GAATGAGCTTGTTTGGTCTGATAAACATTCGACTGCTGCTGGTGTCTCTATCCTGGCCCAAACAACCCTCTCTAGTTGGCCTCACGCTCAAGACAAAGTGTTGGTTCCTACAGCAACATTTTTAATAGATATGGATGGATTGGAGACATGGCAAAAGCCAGTTGATATGAAGCTGAAAGTAAACGTAGATGCTGCAACTTTTGACAGCAGTGGTACCTATAGCTTTATGTGCGTGGCTAGAGATGCTAATGGAGATTTGGTGGAGGCAATTATCGTCTGTCGGGCAGGGAACATGTCACCTAAACTGGCCGAGGCAATGGGGGTTAGGGAGGCTTTAAGTTGGGTAAAAAAATCATGTCACTGA
- the LOC115699731 gene encoding DNA-directed RNA polymerase 2, chloroplastic/mitochondrial yields the protein MSNTIPPLISANFTTGVDHFPSFEKPTSFFRRNPSDISTLMWKNYAKLVFRRNHNSRLHSQSSSHSLCFLGKAQEPNYTDKFKFRPFELIPTSSHVPCGMGFGRKGKTLLGDDPMGRFCFDYLRNPTGFSPKGYASVAEAVSSTDIEDDTSADDEFYELLQEMGKEEKRLVGHRRRRRQRIVTGMALRRYDALKKRQVKIETEAWEQAAMEYKELLMDMCKQKLAPNLPYMKSLFLGWFEPFSNAIEKEHEACRLGKNKTAYAPYFHQLPAEMMAVITMHKLIGLLMTGSEHGHARVVKAACVIGEAIEQEVKIHRFLEKRDKKKVKLQESEGESDSKEEDKLKKKVTNLMKKQKLRALRQVVNGQDASKPWGYAIKAKVGTRLIELLIQTAYIQPRGEQLGDEPPDIRPAFVHTFMTVINEAKKSGRRCGIIQCDPLVLKGLDKTARHMVMPYMPMLVPPLRWTGYDKGGHLFLPSYIMRTHGVRQQREAVKRVPKKQLEPVFEALDTLGNTRWRINKRVLNVVERIWASGGCLADLVDRNDVLLPEKPDSEDEALIKKWKWDVRSVKKENRERYSQRCDIELKLAVARKMKDEEGFFYPHNVDFRGRAYPMHPYLNHLGSDLCRGILEFAEGRPLGKSGLRWLKIHLANLYAGGVDKLSLEGRLAFTENHLDEIFDSADRPLEGNQWWLSAEDPFQCLAVCINLAEAMRSSSPETFISHIHVHQDGSCNGLQHYAALGRDKLGAAAVNLVAGDKPADVYSGIAARVIEIMRRDAQMDPAIYPDALRAKVLINQVDRKLVKQTVMTSVYGVTYIGARDQILRRLKERSAIADDEELFGYSCYAAKTTLAALGEMFEAARGIMSWLGDCAKIIASENEPVQWTTPLGLPVVQPYRKLGRQFIKTSLQILTIQRETEKVMVRRQRTAFPPNFVHSLDGSHMMMTAVACRKAGLTFAGVHDSYWTHACDVDQMNRILREKFVELYETPILENLMEGFQQSFPTLVFPPLPERGDFDLKDVLQSSYFFN from the exons ATGTCCAACACCATACCCCCATTAATCTCTGCAAATTTCACCACCGGAGTCGACCATTTTCCCTCATTTGAaaaacccacaagcttcttccGCAGAAACCCATCGGATATATCCACACTAATGTGGAAAAACTATGCCAAGCTAGTTTTTAGGAGAAATCACAATTCTCGTCTCCATTCTCAGTCTTCTTCTCATTCTCTTTGTTTTCTGGGAAAGGCACAGGAACCTAATTACACCGATAAATTCAAGTTTCGGCCCTTTGAGCTGATTCCCACTTCGAGTCATGTGCCTTGCGGAATGGGTTTTGGTCGAAAAGGGAAAACTTTGTTGGGAGACGATCCTATGGGAAGATTCTGTTTTGATTATTTGAGAAACCCTACTGGGTTTAGTCCCAAAGGGTATGCGAGTGTGGCGGAGGCGGTTTCTTCTACGGACATTGAAGATGACACCTCGGCCGATGACGAATTTTACGAGCTGTTGCAAGAAATGGGCAAAGAGGAGAAGAGGTTGGTCGGACATAGGCGGCGGAGACGGCAGAGGATTGTAACCGGAATGGCGCTTAGAAGGTATGATGCTCTTAAGAAAAGGCAAGTGAAGATTGAGACAGAAGCATGGGAACAGGCGGCTATGGAGTACAAGGAGCTTTTGATGGACATGTGTAAGCAAAAGCTGGCACCAAATTTGCCATACATGAAATCTTTGTTCCTTGGTTGGTTTGAGCCTTTCAGCAATGCCATAGAGAAGGAACACGAAGCATGCCGACTGGGAAAGAACAAGACTGCTTATGCACCATATTTTCATCAGTTACCGGCAGAAATGATGGCAGTTATAACAATGCATAAGTTGATAGGGTTGTTGATGACTGGATCAGAACATGGCCATGCCAGGGTTGTTAAGGCTGCGTGCGTCATTGGTGAGGCTATTGAGCAGGAG GTCAAAATCCACAGATTCTTGGAAAAAAGAGACAAGAAAAAGGTGAAACTCCAAGAAAGTGAAGGGGAGTCTGACTCTAAGGAAGAAGATAAGCTAAAGAAAAAAGTCACCAATTTGATGAAAAAGCAGAAATTGCGAGCACTGAGACAGGTGGTGAATGGACAAGATGCTTCAAAACCCTGGGGATATGCAATCAAGGCTAAG GTTGGAACTCGTCTGATTGAATTGTTGATTCAAACTGCTTATATACAACCTCGTGGTGAACAGTTGGGAGATGAACCACCTGATATACGACCAGCATTTGTGCACACATTTATGACGGTTATAAATGAGGCAAA AAAATCTGGCAGAAGATGTGGTATCATTCAATGTGACCCCCTAGTTCTCAAAGGTCTTGACAAAACT GCACGACACATGGTGATGCCCTATATGCCTATGTTGGTTCCCCCACTTAGATGGACAGG TTATGACAAAGGTGGGCACTTGTTCTTACCATCCTATATAATGCGTACTCATGGAGTGAGACAACAACGCGAAGCTGTCAAAAGGGTCCCAAAGAAGCAACTGGAACCAGTTTTTGAG GCCTTGGATACACTCGGGAATACTAGATGGAGAATTAACAAAAGGGTTCTTAATGTTGTGGAGAGAATATGGGCTAGCGGAGGCTGTCTTGCTGATTTGGTGGACCGGAATGAT GTTTTGTTACCTGAGAAGCCAGATTCTGAAGATGAAGCACTGATAAAGAAATGGAAATGGGATGTTAGGTCTGTTAAAAAAGAGAATAGAGAGAGATACTCACAGCGGTGCGACATAGAACTTAAACTTGCG GTAGCACGAAAAATGAAGGATGAAGAAGGTTTCTTCTATCCACACAATGTTGACTTTCGAGGCCGTGCATATCCCATGCACCCATACTTAAATCATCTTGGTTCAGATCTGTGCCGCGGTATTTTGGAGTTTGCCGAGGGACGTCCTTTGGGAAAATCAGGCTTGCGCTGGCTGAAAATACACTTAGCTAACTTATATGCTGGCGGTGTCGACAAGTTATCTCTTGAGGGTCGATTAGCATTTACGGAGAATCATTTGGACGAAATATTTGATTCTGCAGACAGACCATTAGAAGGAAATCAATGGTGGTTGAGTGCAGAAGATCCTTTCCAGTGCTTAGCTGTATGCATTAACCTTGCTGAAGCTATGAGAAGCTCTTCACCTGAAACTTTTATTTCACATATCCATGTGCACCAG GATGGTTCTTGCAACGGTTTACAACACTATGCTGCCCTTGGAAGAGATAAG TTGGGAGCAGCTGCTGTGAATCTAGTTGCAGGTGATAAGCCTGCAGATGTGTACTCAGGAATAGCAGCTAG ggtaatagAAATCATGCGCAGAGATGCACAAATGGATCCCGCAATTTACCCAGACGCATTGCGGGCAAAAGTATTAATTAATCAG GTGGATAGAAAGTTGGTGAAGCAGACAGTGATGACATCAGTATATGGTGTCACGTACATCGGTGCCAGAGATCAAATCTTGAGAAGGTTGAAGGAACGAAGTGCCATTGCAGATGATGAAGAGCTTTTTGGCTACTCTTGTTATGCTGCGAAG ACCACATTAGCTGCTTTAGGTGAGATGTTTGAAGCTGCACGCGGTATCATGAGTTGGCTTGGGGATTGTGCTAAA ATCATTGCATCTGAAAATGAACCAGTACAGTGGACAACTCCCCTGGGACTTCCTGTTGTGCAACCATATCGTAAATTAGGAAGGCAGTTT ATAAAAACTTCCCTGCAGATTTTGACAATACAACGAGAAACAGAAAAG GTCATGGTCAGAAGGCAGAGAACAGCTTTCCCACCAAATTTTGTTCACTCGCTCGATGGTTCACATATGATGATGACTGCAGTAGCCTGCAGAAAGGCAGGCTTAACATTTGCAG GAGTTCATGATTCATACTGGACACATGCATGCGACGTGGATCAGATGAACAGGATACTTAGAGAGAAATTCGTGGAACTATATGAGACTCCAATACTGGAGAAT TTAATGGAAGGCTTTCAACAGTCTTTCCCTACATTGGTCTTCCCCCCGTTGCCTGAACGTGGTGACTTTGATCTCAAGGATGTTTTACAgtcatcttatttttttaactgA
- the LOC115724568 gene encoding uncharacterized protein LOC115724568 isoform X2 — translation MLDLFRKERPGNFCWIHVSLVPVLNVVGEQALDENVKMKLSQFCHVSKDNIITLYDVSNIWHIPLLLSDQKAHEAIFQVLNLQSFLWIELQPLIKRMQQLKRILMLIRLYERFLLV, via the exons ATGTTGGACTTATTCAGAAAAGAGA GACCTGGTAATTTTTGTTGGATTCATGTTAGCCTTGTGCCTGTTTTGAATGTGGTTGGTGAACAG GCACTTGATGAGAATGTCAAGATGAAGCTATCTCAGTTTTGTCATGTCTCA AAAGATAACATCATCACTCTGTATGACGTTTCAAACATTTGGCATATTCCTCTTCTCCTAAGT GATCAGAAGGCTCATGAAGCCATCTTCCAAGTTCTGAACCTTCAAAG CTTTTTGTGGATTGAGTTGCAGCCACTGATTAAGAGGATGCAACAGCTAAAGAG AATCCTGATGCTTATAAGGCTGTATGAAAGGTTTCTTCTTGTATGA
- the LOC133030636 gene encoding CTP synthase-like — MAILNCFVLQVNPELVGRLEKGGLCFTGKDITGRRLNHPYYVGVQFHPEFKSKPGKPTALFSGLIAASCGELESLVQFDQTNNNICSKRIHNNNNNGDPMIYQNGNGNGNGKPVVLELDPAI, encoded by the exons atggcTATATTGAATTGTTTTGTTTTGCAGGTTAATCCTGAATTGGTTGGGCGTCTTGAAAAGGGTGGCTTGTGCTTTACAGGAAAAGATATAACAGGTCGAAGATT GAACCATCCATACTATGTTGGGGTTCAGTTTCATCCAGAGTTCAAGTCAAAACCAGGAAAGCCTACAGCATTGTTCTCAGGGCTTATAGCAGCCTCATGTGGGGAGCTAGAGAGTTTGGTGCAGTTTGATCAGACCAACAACAACATTTGTAGTAAGAgaattcataataataataataatggtgaTCCCATGATATACCAAAATGGAAATGGAAATGGAAATGGGAAACCAGTAGTACTAGAACTAGATCCTGCTATTTAG
- the LOC115725187 gene encoding LOW QUALITY PROTEIN: axial regulator YABBY 1 (The sequence of the model RefSeq protein was modified relative to this genomic sequence to represent the inferred CDS: inserted 2 bases in 1 codon), whose translation MPFFSCVINRPLEKRQRVPSAYNPFIKDEIQRIKSVNPDISHKEAFSAAAKNWAHFPHIHFGSMPDXGKKTNVRQEEGEDVLMKDGFFASANQVGVSPY comes from the exons ATGCCTTTCTTTTCTTGTGTTATTAACAGACCCCTGGAGAAGAGACAGAGAGTTCCCTCGGCATACAATCCTTTCATCAAGGATGAGATCCAACGCATCAAGTCTGTGAATCCTGATATTTCTCACAAAGAAGCCTTCAGTGCAGCTGCTAAGAATTGGGCTCACTTTCCACACATTCACTTTGGTTCCATGCCTGA TGGGAAGAAGACAAATGTTCGCCAGGAGGAAGGAGAAGACGTTCTGATGAAGGATGGGTTTTTTGCATCAGCCAATCAAGTTGGTGTTTCTCCTTACTAA
- the LOC115724568 gene encoding uncharacterized protein LOC115724568 isoform X1, with amino-acid sequence MLDLFRKERPGNFCWIHVSLVPVLNVVGEQALDENVKMKLSQFCHVSKDNIITLYDVSNIWHIPLLLSDQKAHEAIFQVLNLQRSFLWIELQPLIKRMQQLKRILMLIRLYERFLLV; translated from the exons ATGTTGGACTTATTCAGAAAAGAGA GACCTGGTAATTTTTGTTGGATTCATGTTAGCCTTGTGCCTGTTTTGAATGTGGTTGGTGAACAG GCACTTGATGAGAATGTCAAGATGAAGCTATCTCAGTTTTGTCATGTCTCA AAAGATAACATCATCACTCTGTATGACGTTTCAAACATTTGGCATATTCCTCTTCTCCTAAGT GATCAGAAGGCTCATGAAGCCATCTTCCAAGTTCTGAACCTTCAAAG AAGCTTTTTGTGGATTGAGTTGCAGCCACTGATTAAGAGGATGCAACAGCTAAAGAG AATCCTGATGCTTATAAGGCTGTATGAAAGGTTTCTTCTTGTATGA
- the LOC115698632 gene encoding uncharacterized protein LOC115698632: protein MGAVTSSMAAKFAFFPPNPPSYGLEVEESSGKLRMTGVASTARKENVDVLKLPTKRGNDIVAVYIKNPSASLTLLYSHGNAADLGQMYELFAELSVILRVNLLGYDYSGYGKSTGKPSEQNTYADIEASYRCLVEKYGVKEEDVILYGQSVGSGPTLDLATRLPSLRAVILHSPILSGLRVMYPVKRTYWFDIYKNIDKIPLVNCPVLVIHGTADDVVDCSHGKRLAELCKEKYEPLWVKGGNHCDLELYPEYIKHLKRFVAIIEKSPHLRNGSGKFTEQSESARKSTDFREKSRSSTDRRENSRPSVDQREKPRCSTDRSEKSSVNTDKRERSRKSVDRSEKTNNLDQPEKARNSIDRFGSMVRSVRLCNIDCFKPTATTV from the exons ATGGGAGCTGTGACGTCATCGATGGCGGCGAAGTTCGCGTTCTTCCCGCCAAACCCGCCGTCGTATGGATTGGAGGTGGAGGAAAGTAGTGGGAAGCTGAGGATGACAGGAGTTGCGTCGACGGCTAGGAAGGAAAACGTCGACGTTTTGAAGCTTCCTACCAAGAGAGGAAACGACATCGTTGCGGTTTATATTAAGAACCCTTCTGCTTCCCTAACCCTCCTTTACTCTCATGGTAACGCCGCTGATCTGGGTCAGATGTACGAGTTGTTTGCTGAACTCAGTGTTATTCTCCGAGTCAACTTGTTGGG TTATGATTATTCTGGCTACGGCAAATCTACAGGGAAG CCGAGTGAACAGAACACTTATGCTGATATTGAAGCATCTTACCGGTGCCTTGTGGAGAAGTATGGGGTCAAGGAGGAAGATGTTATCTTATATGGGCAGTCAGTTGGTAGTGGACCCACTCTAGATTTGGCTACGCGGTTGCCAAGTTTGAGAGCTGTGATTCTACATAGTCCCATCTTGTCTGGTCTCCGAGTCATGTATCCTGTCAAGCGAACCTACTGGTTTGACATTTACAAG AATATAGACAAAATACCCCTTGTTAATTGTCCAGTTCTGGTAATTCAT GGAACTGCTGATGATGTAGTGGATTGCTCCCACGGCAAGCGACTGGCGGAACTTTGTAAGGAGAAATATGAGCCATTGTGGGTGAAAGGAGGGAATCACTGTGATTTAGAACTTTACCCGGAGTACATAAAGCATCTCAAGAGATTCGTAGCGATCATTGAAAAATCTCCACATTTGAGAAATGGATCCGGAAAATTTACAGAACAATCAGAAAGTGCTCGAAAGAGCACAGATTTTAGAGAAAAATCTAGATCAAGCACAGATCGGAGAGAGAATTCTAGACCGAGTGTTGACCAGAGAGAAAAGCCTAGATGTAGTACAGACCGCAGTGAGAAGTCAAGTGTCAACACTGATAAGAGGGAAAGATCAAGAAAAAGCGTTGATCGATCTGAGAAAACGAATAACTTGGATCAACCAGAGAAGGCAAGGAACAGCATTGACCG CTTTGGCAGCATGGTCAGATCTGTTAGATTATGCAATATTGATTGTTTCAAGCCAACTGCAACCACTGTTTGA